In one window of Arachis ipaensis cultivar K30076 chromosome B06, Araip1.1, whole genome shotgun sequence DNA:
- the LOC110263699 gene encoding protein FAR-RED ELONGATED HYPOCOTYL 3-like produces MSHVVWNSHSKESFYRNWNNFLMKYGLVDNKWLSEFYKDHHIWIPIYLDHHFWAGMRSTQRSESMHAFFNKFITQNNSLIQFVKQYDNCLGSREQRERESDAADFHTVIPCATKSSIEAQFQQVYTHQKFRKVQVQFRGKVNCITRSTNSALGYSVYEDVEQVSNSTFNKFTVR; encoded by the exons ATGagccatgttgtttggaactctcatagcaaagaATCATTTTACAGGAATTGGAATAATTTTCTGATGAAgtatggtcttgtggacaacaagtggctttcag AGTTTTACAAAGACCATCATATATGGATTCCAATTTATctcgatcaccacttctgggccgggatgagaagcacacagaGGAGCGAGAGTATGCATgccttttttaacaagtttattacgcAGAACAACTCACTTATTCaattcgtcaaacaatacgataattgcctcggaagtagggagcaaagagagagagaatcggatgctgcagattttcacaccGTCATACCATGTGCAACAAAATCCTCAATAGAAGCTCAGTTTCAACAGGTGTACACTCACCAGAAGTTTAGGAAAGTCCAAGTACAATTCAGAGGGAAggtgaattgcatcacaagatcaaCGAACTCTGCTCTAGGCTATTCGGTATATGAAGATGTAGAACAAGTTTCcaactcaacattcaacaagttcACGGTTCGGTAG